In one Nitrospirota bacterium genomic region, the following are encoded:
- the uvrA gene encoding excinuclease ABC subunit UvrA, with translation MSNRELIIEGARQNNLKNITLRLPHDRVIAVTGVSGSGKSSLAFDTIFAEGQWRFIESLSTYARLFLEKLDRPDVDAIHNIRPAIALEQKNPVKGSRSTVGTLTEIYDLLRLLYSKISTPFCPQCGKEIRKWDASQVVTELIEKYTGSKAIIIFNSSPSSSGLETLKQRGFHRVWVENEIVDVSDMLKDENPPIPPLVKGGKGGFISIVIDRLVIKDEPRLSDSVEMAWKEGNEKVVIVILHETEKITLRFSGENVCDECNISLPEPSPLLFSFNHPIGACPECKGFGNILVYDEELIIPDKYLSLAEGAIGVWEKSGYKWWKKQMIAGAKKAGIDIKKPFNELSKEEKDKLFKGTTDFYGIDNFFEELEAKRYKLHVRVFLSRYRKAAICHACKGKRLKKESLAYKISGLDIAGVCELPVSGLIKFFTDADISLFKRGLAKEPLRQISLKLQFLSRVGLDYLSLNRQGKTLSGGEYQRVNLSNQLSSLLTGTLYVLDEPTVGLHPRDTERIAKIMSELSGLGNTIIVVEHDKDIIKTADWVVELGPGGGRNGGEVVFSGAMEKFLKADTLTAQYINKTGIGDWGLGVSKTKPQSLTPKYFISLTGAAGNNLKSVDFRIPAGTLTAVTGVSGSGKSSLVVETFYRALAKHFIKVDPDLVGTLPYKDILGMEHIRNIKLIDQTAIGKSPRSNVLTYLKMFDPIRRLFSEQHEAKAHGYGPGFFSFNVTGGRCETCRGEGYQKMEMYFFEDLYVTCEECGGKRYKPEVLRISYKGKNVNDILNMTVDEALDFFSDTPQVTGRLSLMKDIGLGYLRLGQPATTFSGGESQRIKICSELNSSLVTRHSSTLYVLDEPTVGLHFTDVKALLDVLQRLVDAGNTVLVIEHNLDVIRAADWIIDLGPEGGERGGRIIFEGKPEEIIKSKTSYTGKYLKEYYL, from the coding sequence ATGTCAAACAGGGAGCTTATAATTGAGGGCGCGCGGCAGAACAACCTCAAAAACATCACGCTCCGCCTTCCCCATGACAGGGTCATAGCAGTAACCGGAGTTTCAGGCTCAGGCAAGTCATCTCTTGCATTTGACACAATCTTTGCAGAAGGGCAGTGGAGGTTTATTGAGTCTCTATCAACTTATGCGCGGCTTTTCCTTGAAAAACTGGACAGGCCTGATGTTGATGCAATCCACAATATACGTCCTGCCATAGCCCTTGAGCAGAAAAATCCCGTAAAGGGCTCGCGCTCAACAGTTGGAACACTCACGGAGATCTATGACCTTCTGAGGCTTCTTTATTCAAAAATATCAACTCCATTTTGCCCGCAGTGCGGAAAGGAGATACGGAAATGGGATGCCTCGCAGGTAGTCACGGAATTAATCGAAAAATACACAGGAAGCAAGGCAATAATCATCTTCAATTCTTCCCCGAGCAGCTCGGGGCTTGAAACCCTCAAACAAAGGGGTTTTCACAGGGTGTGGGTTGAGAATGAAATTGTTGATGTATCAGACATGCTGAAGGATGAAAATCCCCCCATCCCCCCTTTAGTAAAGGGGGGCAAGGGGGGATTTATATCAATTGTAATTGACAGGCTTGTGATAAAAGATGAGCCAAGGCTTTCGGATTCCGTAGAGATGGCATGGAAAGAAGGAAACGAAAAAGTGGTGATTGTAATTCTGCATGAGACTGAAAAAATCACCCTGCGTTTTTCAGGGGAGAATGTATGTGATGAGTGCAATATCTCTCTTCCTGAGCCTTCGCCTCTGCTGTTCTCCTTTAATCATCCTATTGGAGCATGTCCTGAATGCAAAGGGTTCGGGAATATTCTTGTTTACGATGAAGAACTTATAATCCCGGATAAATATCTTTCCCTCGCAGAAGGCGCCATAGGCGTATGGGAAAAGTCAGGATATAAGTGGTGGAAAAAACAGATGATTGCAGGGGCTAAAAAAGCCGGAATTGATATAAAGAAACCTTTCAATGAACTTTCAAAGGAAGAAAAAGACAAGCTCTTTAAGGGCACAACGGATTTTTACGGGATAGATAATTTTTTTGAGGAGCTTGAGGCAAAAAGATATAAACTGCATGTGAGGGTATTTTTGAGCAGGTACAGAAAGGCTGCTATCTGTCATGCCTGCAAGGGCAAAAGGCTAAAAAAGGAATCGCTTGCGTATAAGATTTCCGGCCTTGATATTGCCGGGGTATGCGAACTGCCTGTCTCAGGGCTTATAAAGTTTTTCACGGATGCTGACATATCACTATTCAAGAGAGGCCTTGCAAAAGAACCTCTCAGACAGATAAGCCTAAAACTTCAATTTCTCAGCAGAGTCGGCCTTGACTATCTGAGTCTCAACAGGCAGGGTAAGACGCTTTCAGGAGGAGAATATCAGCGCGTAAATCTTTCAAACCAGCTCAGTTCACTGCTGACAGGAACGCTTTATGTGCTTGATGAGCCTACAGTCGGGCTTCATCCAAGGGACACAGAGAGGATTGCAAAGATAATGTCGGAACTTTCAGGGCTTGGGAATACGATAATCGTTGTCGAACACGACAAAGATATTATCAAAACTGCTGACTGGGTGGTGGAACTTGGTCCCGGAGGCGGGCGCAACGGGGGAGAGGTTGTATTTTCAGGAGCAATGGAAAAGTTTTTAAAAGCTGACACATTGACGGCACAATACATCAACAAAACGGGGATTGGGGATTGGGGATTAGGGGTTAGTAAAACTAAACCCCAATCCCTAACTCCTAAATACTTCATATCACTGACTGGCGCTGCCGGCAATAACCTGAAGTCCGTTGACTTTAGAATCCCCGCAGGGACTCTTACAGCAGTAACCGGAGTTTCAGGCTCAGGAAAGAGCAGTCTTGTGGTTGAGACATTTTACAGGGCGTTGGCAAAACATTTTATTAAGGTTGATCCCGACTTGGTCGGGACATTGCCATATAAAGATATTCTGGGAATGGAACATATAAGAAACATAAAACTTATAGACCAGACTGCGATAGGCAAAAGCCCGCGTTCAAATGTGCTTACCTATCTTAAAATGTTTGACCCCATACGCAGGCTTTTTTCAGAACAGCATGAGGCAAAGGCACACGGATACGGCCCGGGCTTTTTTTCATTTAATGTAACCGGCGGCAGGTGTGAGACATGCAGGGGCGAAGGGTATCAGAAGATGGAGATGTATTTCTTTGAAGACCTTTATGTAACATGCGAAGAGTGCGGAGGAAAGAGATATAAGCCTGAGGTTTTGAGGATTTCATACAAAGGCAAAAATGTAAATGATATCCTTAATATGACGGTTGATGAGGCTTTGGATTTCTTTTCTGATACTCCGCAGGTAACAGGCAGGCTGTCATTGATGAAAGATATCGGGCTTGGTTATCTCAGGCTTGGCCAGCCTGCAACAACATTTTCAGGAGGCGAGTCACAGAGAATAAAAATCTGCTCTGAACTTAACTCGTCACTCGTCACTCGTCACTCGTCAACGCTTTACGTCCTTGACGAACCCACTGTTGGGCTTCATTTCACGGATGTGAAGGCTTTGCTTGATGTGCTTCAGAGGCTCGTTGATGCAGGCAATACTGTGCTGGTTATAGAGCATAACCTTGATGTCATCAGGGCAGCAGACTGGATTATTGATTTGGGGCCCGAAGGCGGAGAAAGGGGAGGCAGGATAATATTTGAAGGAAAACCCGAGGAGATAATAAAATCCAAAACATCATATACAGGAAAGTATCTGAAAGAGTATTATTTGTAA
- a CDS encoding antitoxin family protein, with protein sequence MSQIITAVFENGVFKPLEEVKIKEHEKVEIKILSPDEWQNRFNRIIEKIHKKASLYSAEEIETDIAETIKEVRAEKRGC encoded by the coding sequence ATGTCTCAGATAATAACTGCTGTTTTTGAGAATGGAGTTTTTAAACCCCTTGAGGAAGTAAAAATAAAAGAACATGAGAAAGTGGAGATAAAGATACTCTCTCCTGATGAGTGGCAGAACAGGTTTAACCGCATTATAGAAAAAATCCATAAAAAAGCCTCTCTGTATTCCGCTGAAGAGATAGAGACAGATATAGCCGAAACCATAAAAGAGGTCAGAGCAGAAAAGCGTGGTTGTTAA
- a CDS encoding putative toxin-antitoxin system toxin component, PIN family — translation MVVKAVIDTNIWISALINPFGHPARLKKHFENGDLIAVISEPILNEIADVLSRPRIKDKYDITSEDIQELLSLIEEKAEHVLVSGSINICRDKDDDLIIETAIKGNAKYLITRDDDVKFDKKVSAFLSQYDISVLTVAKFLKLIG, via the coding sequence GTGGTTGTTAAGGCAGTTATTGACACTAATATCTGGATTTCTGCCTTAATCAATCCTTTTGGACATCCTGCGAGATTGAAAAAACACTTTGAAAACGGAGACCTCATAGCTGTTATTTCAGAACCTATACTAAATGAGATTGCTGATGTCCTTAGCCGACCGAGAATTAAAGATAAGTATGATATTACATCTGAAGATATACAGGAACTTCTGTCTCTCATAGAAGAAAAAGCGGAGCATGTCCTTGTTTCTGGAAGCATTAATATTTGTCGCGATAAAGATGATGACCTTATCATTGAAACCGCAATAAAAGGTAATGCGAAGTATCTTATTACAAGAGATGACGATGTTAAATTTGATAAAAAAGTCTCTGCGTTTTTATCGCAATATGACATATCCGTCCTTACAGTGGCAAAATTCCTAAAACTCATTGGATAA
- a CDS encoding UPF0175 family protein: protein MKLDATLLKSMKTVGLTEPDNVVRESIALFLFQKKLTSIGKAAKLANMSLAQFMEFLESLKIPQAEYTQDDFLMDLATIKKLRRGRYKS from the coding sequence ATGAAACTTGATGCTACTCTTTTAAAAAGCATGAAAACAGTTGGACTTACTGAGCCGGATAATGTGGTCAGGGAGTCTATAGCCCTCTTCCTCTTCCAAAAAAAACTTACATCTATAGGTAAGGCTGCTAAACTTGCAAATATGAGCCTCGCACAGTTTATGGAATTTTTGGAGTCTTTGAAAATACCGCAAGCAGAATACACACAGGATGACTTCTTAATGGATTTAGCAACGATAAAGAAGTTAAGACGAGGAAGATATAAGAGTTGA
- a CDS encoding DUF3368 domain-containing protein translates to MIIVSNASPLINISRLKLFHHLPALYEKLVIPNAVFREVVEKGAGRPGATEVSDGLKSKFIEIKRLNNTLAASALSEFFGDGEAEAIVLASEISADAILLDDNKARIVAQSMNLYPIGTIGVLLELKDRGIIPEIKPYLDKVIKYGFRISLDLYNKVLQKADE, encoded by the coding sequence TTGATTATTGTATCCAATGCAAGCCCACTTATAAACATATCCAGACTTAAGCTCTTTCATCATCTTCCTGCTCTATATGAAAAATTAGTCATTCCCAATGCTGTATTTAGAGAAGTAGTTGAAAAAGGCGCTGGGAGACCTGGTGCTACTGAGGTCTCAGATGGTTTAAAGTCAAAATTTATTGAAATAAAACGGCTCAACAATACCCTTGCAGCGTCCGCCCTTTCTGAATTTTTTGGAGATGGTGAAGCAGAGGCTATAGTCCTGGCATCTGAAATATCCGCTGATGCCATTTTGCTTGATGACAATAAAGCAAGAATAGTGGCGCAGTCCATGAATCTCTACCCGATAGGAACAATAGGTGTTTTGTTAGAACTTAAAGATAGAGGCATTATTCCTGAAATTAAGCCGTATCTTGACAAGGTTATTAAATATGGGTTTAGAATAAGCCTTGACCTATATAATAAAGTCTTACAAAAAGCTGACGAATAA
- a CDS encoding helix-turn-helix transcriptional regulator, whose translation MYKKKLKTSRAIGEKIKGRRRELGISQERLAEILGVTYQQVQRYENGMNKLNVENIQTVADTLNMPVSYFFEGEKPSMVAEKSAFYLSANENRLLRYFRKIKSSASKKTVIQVARIAAKTN comes from the coding sequence ATGTATAAAAAGAAGCTAAAAACGAGCAGGGCGATTGGTGAGAAAATTAAAGGGCGGAGGAGGGAACTCGGGATTTCACAGGAAAGACTGGCAGAGATATTGGGTGTTACATATCAGCAGGTGCAAAGATATGAAAACGGCATGAACAAACTCAACGTGGAAAACATCCAGACGGTTGCAGATACCCTAAATATGCCTGTCTCTTATTTCTTTGAAGGTGAAAAGCCATCAATGGTTGCCGAAAAGTCAGCTTTTTATCTATCCGCCAATGAAAACAGGCTTTTAAGGTATTTCAGAAAAATCAAAAGCAGCGCTTCTAAAAAAACAGTCATTCAGGTCGCCAGAATTGCAGCAAAGACAAATTAA
- a CDS encoding arginine--tRNA ligase: protein MKKKLHDIIEGAVKQFGISIPEIIIELPKEESFGDLATPVAMSLSKILKKPPRKVAEDIVNAIAEKDVFEKIEIAGPGFINFTFSKQYIYSELKSLIKDRSGFLRADIGRGKRIQIEFVSANPTGPLHLGHGRGAAVGSALSNLLSAAGYKVEKEFYVNDAGRQVKLLGLSVFARYNQLLGIDYPSPEDGYKGFYIEDIANTVIKNYGNKYAEASIEEAGEFFADFSYRLMLEGIKQDLKEFGIAFDTWQSERELYERGEVVQSISDLKERDYIYEEDGAVWFRSTAFGDDKDRVVIKKDGEYTYFAPDIAYHRNKVEKEFDELIDIWGADHHGYIPRMQAVIQALGYPKERLKILLVQMVSLLRGGKPVQMSKRAGEFVTLKEVIDEVGADTTKFIFLTRRPDSHLEFDLEIAKAQSAENPVFYVQYANARINSIFSHAKEQGINIEKPDEADLSLLSLPEEIRIIKKLLAYQMAFEGAVIAHEPHRITFYLQELAGMFHPYYHRHKVVTDDAAITKARLALCEAVRIVLKDGFEILGLSAPERM from the coding sequence ATGAAAAAGAAACTGCATGACATTATAGAGGGAGCAGTTAAACAATTTGGCATTTCCATTCCGGAGATAATTATAGAATTGCCGAAGGAAGAATCATTCGGCGACCTTGCGACCCCTGTTGCAATGTCTTTGTCAAAAATTCTCAAAAAACCGCCGAGGAAAGTAGCTGAAGATATTGTAAATGCCATTGCTGAAAAAGATGTTTTTGAGAAAATAGAGATTGCAGGTCCCGGATTTATCAATTTTACCTTCTCAAAGCAATACATTTACTCAGAGTTAAAAAGCCTGATAAAGGACCGCTCCGGATTTTTGAGGGCTGATATTGGAAGAGGTAAAAGAATTCAGATTGAATTCGTCAGCGCAAATCCTACGGGGCCCTTACACCTCGGACACGGCAGGGGCGCTGCTGTTGGCTCTGCATTGTCAAATCTGCTGAGCGCTGCAGGTTATAAAGTTGAAAAGGAATTCTATGTAAATGATGCCGGAAGACAGGTGAAACTGCTCGGGCTTTCAGTGTTTGCGCGATATAACCAACTGCTCGGCATAGATTATCCATCTCCCGAAGACGGTTATAAGGGTTTTTACATTGAAGACATTGCAAATACAGTGATAAAGAATTATGGCAATAAATATGCAGAGGCATCCATTGAAGAGGCAGGAGAATTTTTTGCGGATTTTTCTTACAGGCTGATGCTCGAGGGCATAAAGCAGGACTTAAAGGAATTCGGCATTGCTTTTGACACCTGGCAGAGCGAGCGAGAGCTTTATGAAAGAGGAGAGGTAGTGCAGTCTATAAGCGACCTGAAAGAGCGTGATTATATCTATGAAGAAGACGGCGCAGTGTGGTTCAGGTCAACCGCATTTGGAGACGACAAAGACAGGGTTGTGATTAAAAAAGACGGAGAGTATACCTATTTTGCGCCTGACATTGCATACCACAGGAATAAGGTAGAGAAAGAATTTGATGAGCTTATAGACATTTGGGGCGCTGACCATCACGGATACATTCCAAGGATGCAGGCGGTGATTCAGGCGCTCGGCTATCCAAAGGAAAGACTGAAAATACTTCTCGTTCAGATGGTGTCGCTTTTGAGAGGCGGCAAGCCTGTTCAGATGTCAAAGAGGGCAGGGGAATTTGTGACCCTGAAAGAAGTAATTGACGAAGTTGGCGCAGATACTACAAAGTTCATATTCCTCACGCGGCGCCCTGACAGCCATCTTGAATTTGACCTCGAGATTGCAAAAGCACAGTCAGCGGAAAATCCTGTTTTTTATGTGCAGTATGCAAATGCGCGCATAAACAGTATATTCTCTCACGCAAAGGAGCAGGGGATAAATATTGAAAAACCGGATGAAGCGGATCTCAGCCTTTTATCTCTTCCTGAGGAGATAAGGATAATAAAGAAACTGCTTGCATATCAAATGGCATTTGAAGGGGCTGTCATAGCGCATGAGCCGCACAGGATAACATTTTATCTTCAGGAACTCGCAGGGATGTTTCACCCTTACTATCACAGACATAAGGTGGTTACGGATGATGCTGCCATTACTAAGGCAAGGCTTGCTTTATGCGAGGCAGTAAGGATTGTCCTGAAAGACGGTTTTGAGATTCTGGGACTCAGCGCGCCTGAGAGGATGTAA
- a CDS encoding transcriptional repressor codes for MEEKIFREFLEKKGCKLTKERAAILNEVFSNHGHFDPEDLFFKIRDKGMKASRASIYRTLQLLLECGLVEQVERVDKHAHYEHTFGHKHHDHLICLRCGKVIQLFSEKLEKLQEQLCKKENFRCVSHTLEMKGYCEKCSSKGIK; via the coding sequence ATGGAAGAGAAGATTTTCAGAGAATTTCTTGAGAAAAAAGGGTGTAAACTCACAAAAGAGCGTGCAGCTATTCTAAACGAGGTATTTTCCAATCACGGTCATTTTGACCCCGAAGACCTTTTCTTTAAAATCAGAGACAAGGGGATGAAGGCGTCAAGGGCTTCCATTTACAGAACGCTTCAGCTTCTTCTTGAATGCGGGCTTGTAGAGCAGGTGGAACGGGTTGATAAACACGCTCATTATGAGCATACCTTTGGCCACAAACATCACGACCATCTTATATGCCTGAGATGCGGAAAGGTAATACAGCTTTTTTCAGAGAAGCTTGAAAAGCTGCAGGAGCAGCTCTGCAAGAAAGAGAACTTCAGATGTGTCAGCCATACCCTTGAGATGAAAGGCTATTGCGAGAAGTGCAGCTCTAAGGGAATAAAATAA
- the feoB gene encoding ferrous iron transport protein B, translating to MRAGKKIVLVGNPNVGKSVMFGLLTNKYVTVSNYPGTTVEVSYGDMIIDNKGYLVVDTPGVNSLVPMSEDEKVTRDIFLQEEPLAVVQVADTKNLKRSLLITLQIAEMELPAILVLNMEDEARDRGIVVDINHLKTLIGAEVISAIAPQRKGIKEIKSAIPHAVKPCIKVRYEDVIEEYIEKISSLLPQISISKRALSIMILSGDESLKKWLIVNLKAEVIKEIEALRDECQSKVKEPLSLLINKQRLNIAGEIVDKVLKKIPAEGGKLLSFIGRISMHPLWGIPLLLIVLYGLYQFVGVLGAGTLVDFFEKTIFGKYLNPMAIKVVQTIAPEGFIQELLVGEYGLITVALTYAIAIILPITATFFIAFAILEDSGYLPRLAIMSNRIFNLMGLNGKAVLPMVLGLGCGTMAVMTSRILETKKERLIITFLLALAVPCSAQLGVILGMLGALSFKATLVWSGTILLTLLFSGYLASKVIKGEKTEFFLEIPPIRRPNIINILVKTAGRIEWYLKEAVPLFILGTLILFVLHKLDLLRVLETVASPVVVNLLGLPEKTTESFILGFLRRDYGAAGLFAMAEKGMLTPVQSVVSLVTITLFIPCLANFFMIVKERGMRTALGIVAVVFPFAFLGGGLLNWILKVFNVTF from the coding sequence ATGCGCGCAGGCAAGAAGATTGTTCTTGTAGGCAACCCGAATGTCGGCAAGAGCGTGATGTTCGGGCTCCTGACAAATAAATATGTGACTGTATCAAATTATCCGGGCACCACAGTGGAAGTTTCCTACGGAGACATGATAATTGACAATAAAGGATATCTTGTTGTCGATACTCCGGGAGTAAACAGCCTGGTTCCGATGAGCGAGGATGAAAAAGTTACGCGGGATATTTTTTTGCAGGAGGAACCGTTAGCTGTAGTGCAGGTCGCCGACACAAAAAATTTAAAAAGGTCCCTGCTTATAACCCTGCAGATAGCGGAGATGGAACTGCCGGCAATTCTCGTCCTTAATATGGAGGATGAGGCAAGGGACAGGGGGATAGTTGTAGATATTAATCACCTTAAAACACTGATAGGCGCTGAGGTGATAAGCGCTATAGCGCCCCAGAGAAAAGGCATAAAGGAGATTAAATCCGCTATCCCGCACGCCGTAAAACCTTGCATTAAGGTCAGATACGAAGATGTAATAGAAGAATACATTGAAAAGATATCATCACTGCTGCCTCAGATCAGCATCTCAAAAAGAGCGTTATCCATAATGATACTCTCAGGCGATGAGAGCCTTAAAAAATGGCTGATTGTAAATCTTAAAGCAGAAGTTATAAAAGAGATAGAAGCCCTTAGAGATGAATGCCAGTCAAAGGTAAAAGAGCCTTTGAGTCTTTTGATAAACAAGCAGCGCCTTAATATTGCAGGGGAGATAGTGGACAAAGTCCTAAAAAAAATCCCGGCGGAAGGCGGAAAGCTGTTATCTTTCATCGGCAGAATAAGTATGCATCCTCTATGGGGAATTCCTCTTTTGCTGATTGTGCTTTACGGACTATATCAATTTGTAGGCGTTTTGGGCGCAGGGACTCTCGTTGATTTTTTTGAAAAGACAATATTCGGCAAATACCTTAACCCGATGGCGATAAAGGTTGTCCAGACAATAGCGCCGGAGGGTTTTATTCAGGAATTGCTTGTAGGAGAATACGGGCTGATTACTGTTGCCCTTACCTATGCCATAGCCATAATCCTGCCTATTACGGCGACTTTTTTTATTGCCTTTGCAATCCTTGAGGACAGCGGCTATCTGCCGAGGCTTGCAATAATGAGCAATCGGATATTCAATCTGATGGGACTTAACGGAAAGGCTGTGCTGCCGATGGTTTTGGGACTTGGCTGCGGCACGATGGCAGTTATGACGTCAAGAATACTCGAGACAAAAAAAGAGCGGCTGATAATAACATTTCTCCTTGCGCTTGCCGTGCCCTGCTCTGCGCAGCTTGGAGTGATACTTGGAATGCTCGGAGCTTTATCTTTTAAGGCAACACTTGTCTGGTCAGGGACTATTTTATTAACCCTTCTTTTTTCAGGATACCTTGCATCAAAAGTTATAAAAGGAGAAAAGACAGAATTCTTCCTTGAAATACCACCGATAAGAAGGCCAAATATTATAAATATTCTTGTAAAAACAGCGGGTAGAATTGAATGGTATCTGAAGGAAGCGGTGCCGCTTTTTATACTCGGGACATTAATACTTTTTGTTCTTCACAAGCTCGACCTCCTGCGTGTGCTTGAGACAGTAGCTTCTCCTGTAGTTGTAAATCTTTTGGGACTGCCTGAAAAGACAACAGAATCGTTTATCCTTGGTTTTCTGAGAAGGGATTATGGCGCTGCAGGCCTGTTTGCAATGGCGGAAAAGGGAATGCTGACGCCTGTTCAGTCTGTTGTAAGCCTTGTTACCATCACTCTCTTTATCCCATGCCTTGCAAACTTCTTTATGATTGTTAAGGAACGCGGGATGAGGACTGCGCTCGGGATTGTTGCGGTTGTTTTCCCATTTGCATTCCTTGGCGGAGGCTTGCTCAACTGGATATTAAAGGTATTTAACGTAACGTTCTAA
- a CDS encoding response regulator, which yields MKKILIADSLKHLVSGENILSRANTQILTAASSQEILSIHKNEKADLIVIDLDMPGMPGDEFCSLLRKEPDSNLVKILIATEPKETDIKRAERCGANTYITKPINSALFFSKIASLLDVQTRKAYRMPVKATVAGEMGNVKFTASTINISSTGILIESAQPLNVRDIINCSFHLPGTLTIFVTGEVVRILKKPAGNIHQYGINFTSISASAQRIIEDFVKSPDKIGV from the coding sequence TTGAAAAAGATACTCATAGCCGACTCCCTAAAGCATCTTGTGTCAGGGGAAAATATCTTAAGCAGAGCCAACACCCAGATACTTACCGCCGCTTCCTCTCAAGAAATTCTCTCTATACATAAAAACGAAAAGGCAGATTTAATAGTAATTGACCTTGATATGCCCGGTATGCCGGGCGACGAGTTCTGCTCCCTGCTGCGTAAAGAGCCTGACTCTAATCTTGTAAAGATTCTTATAGCAACAGAGCCCAAAGAGACGGATATTAAACGAGCCGAGCGATGCGGCGCCAATACCTACATCACAAAGCCAATTAATTCTGCTTTATTCTTCAGTAAAATCGCTTCCCTTCTTGATGTCCAGACCAGAAAGGCTTACAGGATGCCGGTGAAAGCAACAGTTGCGGGAGAAATGGGGAACGTTAAGTTTACTGCCAGCACTATTAATATAAGCTCTACCGGCATACTTATTGAGTCTGCCCAGCCTCTTAATGTAAGAGATATCATCAATTGTTCTTTCCATCTGCCGGGGACCCTTACCATCTTTGTTACGGGGGAGGTCGTCCGCATACTTAAAAAACCCGCCGGAAATATTCATCAGTACGGAATAAACTTCACATCAATCAGCGCTTCTGCACAGCGGATAATAGAAGACTTTGTAAAGAGCCCCGATAAAATCGGGGTATAA
- a CDS encoding TetR family transcriptional regulator encodes MVIKQRAISSDEKLERREAILNAAVELLAGDDYHDISITSIARKAGLAKGTIFLYFRTKEELFLQLQMREYKSWFEDINRLLDTSLQHKKESSIDEFVKNIMASFGDHPMMIRLTPILHVILERNIDYKTALEFKSFLLSEIHTTGQLIERCLRFLRKNDGARFLLHLQVLLIGLIQLSRPAPIVKQVIETERMEVFQLNFEEKLLEMLALLINGIKATGKK; translated from the coding sequence ATGGTCATCAAGCAACGTGCAATAAGTAGTGACGAAAAACTGGAAAGGAGGGAGGCTATTCTGAACGCAGCGGTAGAACTTTTGGCCGGAGACGATTATCATGACATCAGCATCACCAGCATTGCCCGCAAAGCGGGCTTGGCTAAAGGAACGATTTTTCTGTATTTCAGGACAAAAGAGGAATTGTTTCTGCAATTGCAGATGAGGGAATATAAATCCTGGTTTGAGGATATCAACAGGCTCTTAGATACTTCATTGCAACATAAAAAGGAAAGCAGTATTGACGAATTTGTGAAAAATATTATGGCTTCCTTCGGGGATCATCCTATGATGATTCGACTGACACCCATCCTTCATGTCATTTTAGAAAGAAACATCGACTATAAAACTGCGTTGGAGTTCAAGAGTTTTTTGCTAAGTGAAATTCACACCACTGGCCAGTTGATCGAGCGATGCCTTCGTTTTCTGCGGAAGAACGATGGAGCCCGGTTCTTGCTGCATTTGCAGGTGCTGCTTATCGGGCTCATCCAGTTGTCCCGCCCGGCGCCAATCGTCAAACAAGTCATCGAGACAGAAAGAATGGAGGTATTTCAACTGAATTTTGAAGAAAAATTACTGGAAATGCTGGCACTGCTCATCAACGGAATAAAGGCAACCGGCAAGAAGTAA